A genomic stretch from Calidithermus timidus DSM 17022 includes:
- the paaI gene encoding hydroxyphenylacetyl-CoA thioesterase PaaI, whose translation MTDPFMALLGIELRSIGRGQARLSARVAPQHLNIHGSCHGGFLYSLADAAFALASNSHGVTAVALSTHMEYFKPAREGDVLEALATEENLGRRTATYRIEIRRGAELVALFTGTVFRKEADGS comes from the coding sequence ATGACCGACCCCTTTATGGCGCTGCTGGGCATCGAGCTGCGCTCGATCGGACGCGGGCAAGCCCGCTTGAGCGCCCGCGTAGCCCCGCAGCACCTCAACATCCACGGCTCCTGCCACGGGGGCTTCCTCTACAGCCTGGCCGACGCCGCCTTCGCGCTGGCCTCCAACTCGCACGGGGTGACGGCAGTGGCCCTCTCGACCCACATGGAGTACTTCAAGCCCGCTCGTGAAGGCGACGTGCTCGAGGCCCTCGCCACCGAGGAGAACCTGGGCCGCCGCACGGCCACCTACCGCATCGAAATCCGGCGCGGCGCGGAGCTGGTGGCCCTGTTCACGGGTACAGTGTTCAGAAAGGAGGCCGATGGCTCATAG
- a CDS encoding thioesterase family protein, whose protein sequence is MKPIPIGYQATLELTVTDEMTVDFEHPHDPRLGKLHAVYATYWMAKHMEMAGRMIILDFLEEGEEGIGSKVSVDHRASALPGMKVRLLAEHTRTEGNRVWAALKVWNELGDLIGEGETEQVILPKGKLERIFEKLEERWAAHLRAQS, encoded by the coding sequence ATGAAACCCATACCCATCGGATACCAAGCGACGCTCGAGCTCACCGTCACCGACGAGATGACCGTGGACTTCGAGCACCCCCACGACCCCCGGCTGGGCAAGCTGCACGCCGTCTACGCGACCTACTGGATGGCCAAGCACATGGAGATGGCCGGGCGCATGATCATCCTCGACTTCCTCGAGGAGGGCGAGGAGGGCATCGGCTCGAAGGTGAGCGTGGATCACCGGGCCTCGGCCCTGCCGGGCATGAAGGTGCGGCTCTTAGCCGAGCACACCCGCACCGAGGGCAACCGTGTTTGGGCCGCCCTCAAGGTGTGGAACGAACTCGGCGACCTCATCGGCGAGGGCGAGACGGAACAAGTGATCTTGCCCAAGGGCAAGCTCGAGCGCATTTTCGAGAAGCTCGAGGAGCGCTGGGCGGCTCACCTGCGCGCCCAAAGCTAG
- a CDS encoding SDR family oxidoreductase: MRVLEQFRLDGKVALVTGGSRGLGLEIAYALREAGAKVALLARREGFFEDALKLIPDALPIVGNVQDEEGLERAVERVEAELGPLTVLVNAAGVTWGQDALEVPAAKIREVLDINITGAFLASRIAARGMKQRGYGKILNIASVAGLMGSPSEVMDAAAYSASKGGLIALTRDLAVKWGPFGIRVNALAPGFFPTRMTEKVLPRIEAAVAGRTPLGRLGRSGELAAAALFLCSPASDYVSGQVLAVDGGMTAQ, encoded by the coding sequence ATGAGGGTGCTCGAGCAGTTCCGCCTCGACGGCAAGGTGGCCCTGGTGACGGGGGGCTCGCGGGGCCTGGGGCTCGAGATCGCCTACGCCCTGCGCGAGGCCGGGGCCAAAGTCGCGCTACTGGCCCGCCGGGAGGGCTTCTTCGAAGACGCCCTCAAACTCATCCCCGACGCCCTACCCATCGTGGGCAACGTGCAAGACGAGGAGGGCCTCGAGCGTGCCGTCGAGCGGGTCGAGGCCGAGCTCGGGCCCCTCACGGTGCTGGTCAACGCCGCCGGGGTGACCTGGGGCCAGGACGCACTCGAAGTCCCCGCCGCCAAGATCCGTGAGGTGCTCGACATCAACATCACCGGCGCCTTCCTCGCCAGCCGCATCGCCGCCCGGGGTATGAAGCAACGCGGCTACGGCAAAATCCTCAACATCGCCTCGGTAGCCGGGCTGATGGGTAGCCCCAGCGAGGTCATGGATGCCGCCGCCTACTCGGCCTCCAAGGGCGGCCTGATCGCCCTGACCCGCGACCTCGCGGTGAAGTGGGGCCCCTTCGGCATCCGGGTCAATGCTCTGGCCCCCGGCTTCTTCCCCACCCGCATGACCGAAAAGGTGCTGCCGCGCATCGAAGCCGCCGTGGCCGGGCGCACCCCGCTGGGCCGCCTGGGCCGCAGCGGCGAGCTCGCCGCTGCCGCGCTCTTCCTCTGCTCCCCCGCCTCCGACTACGTCAGCGGCCAGGTGCTCGCCGTGGACGGAGGAATGACCGCTCAGTGA
- the pcaF gene encoding 3-oxoadipyl-CoA thiolase → MEAYIIDAVRTPVGKHGGVLSSVRPDDLGAIPIRALLQRTGVPGSDIEDVYMGCANQAGEDNRNVARMSLLLAGLPISVGGSTVNRLCGSGLEAVASAARAIMVGEGQVYIGGGVESMSRAPWVMPKAEKAFATGNVTVYDSTLGWRFINPRMKEMYGTEAMGETAENLAEQYQISREEQDKFALRSHQKAIAAQLSGAYESQMVPVEIQSRKGDRESICKDEGPRADTSLEALAKLKPVFRQGGSVTAGNSSSLNDGAAAVLLASRDYAQAHGLKALARVRSIAVAGVEPRIMGIGPVPATRKALERAGLSLSDLGLIELNEAFAAQSLAVLREWGMDPEDPRLNPGGGAIAIGHPLGCSGARILTALVHEMQRREVQFGLATMCIGVGQGIAMVVERV, encoded by the coding sequence ATGGAAGCCTACATCATCGACGCAGTACGTACGCCCGTCGGCAAGCATGGCGGGGTGCTCTCCTCGGTGCGCCCCGACGATCTGGGGGCCATTCCCATCCGGGCCCTCTTACAGCGAACAGGCGTGCCGGGAAGCGACATCGAAGACGTCTACATGGGTTGTGCCAATCAAGCCGGCGAGGACAACCGCAACGTGGCGCGGATGTCGCTCTTGCTGGCCGGATTACCCATCTCGGTGGGGGGTTCGACCGTCAACCGGCTGTGTGGCAGCGGCCTGGAGGCGGTAGCGAGCGCGGCCAGGGCCATCATGGTGGGTGAAGGGCAGGTCTACATCGGCGGCGGGGTGGAGAGCATGAGCCGCGCCCCCTGGGTCATGCCCAAAGCCGAGAAAGCCTTCGCCACGGGCAACGTGACCGTCTACGACAGCACGCTGGGCTGGCGCTTCATCAACCCACGCATGAAGGAGATGTACGGCACCGAGGCCATGGGCGAGACCGCCGAGAATCTTGCCGAGCAGTACCAGATCTCCCGCGAAGAACAGGACAAGTTCGCCCTGCGCTCACACCAGAAGGCCATCGCCGCTCAGCTCTCGGGCGCTTACGAAAGCCAGATGGTCCCGGTGGAAATCCAAAGCCGCAAGGGCGACCGCGAGTCCATCTGCAAGGACGAGGGGCCCAGGGCCGACACCAGCCTCGAGGCCCTGGCCAAGCTCAAGCCGGTGTTCCGTCAAGGCGGGAGCGTCACCGCCGGCAACAGCTCTTCGCTCAACGACGGGGCCGCGGCGGTGCTGCTGGCTTCGAGGGACTACGCCCAGGCCCACGGGCTCAAAGCGCTGGCCCGCGTGCGCTCTATCGCCGTGGCGGGGGTCGAGCCACGCATCATGGGCATCGGGCCGGTTCCCGCAACCCGCAAGGCACTCGAGCGGGCCGGGCTATCCCTCTCCGACCTCGGCCTGATCGAGCTCAACGAGGCCTTCGCCGCGCAAAGCCTGGCTGTGCTACGCGAGTGGGGGATGGACCCCGAAGACCCTCGGCTCAACCCGGGCGGCGGGGCTATCGCCATCGGTCACCCGCTAGGCTGCTCGGGGGCACGCATCCTCACCGCTTTGGTGCACGAGATGCAGCGACGCGAGGTGCAGTTCGGCCTGGCGACCATGTGCATCGGCGTGGGGCAGGGCATCGCGATGGTAGTCGAGAGGGTATGA
- a CDS encoding phenylacetate--CoA ligase family protein has product MPIFQPELETLPRPKLKALQDERLREQVAYVYERVPFYRQALDERGLKPGDIRGLEDIHKLPFTRKKDLRETYPFGLFAVPRHELARIHASSGTTGKPTVVGYTKGDLEIFAEVVARSLAAAGCEPGMMLHNAYGYGLFTGGLGLHGGAEKLGMIVVPVSGGMTERQIMLIQDFKPEVICCTPSYAQTLAEEFRKRGVSPEEISLKYAVLGAEPWTEAIRKSVDEGLGVKSTNIYGLSEIIGPGVSNEDVNERDGLSYIWEDHFYPEVVHPESGEVLPEGEVGVLVLTTLTKKAMPVLRYWTGDLTYITREPAASGRTHARMAQIRGRTDDMLIVRGVNVYPTQIEAVLTQIPEVAPHYQIVLRRERTMDEVELKLEVAEPFFREVGAQMLSDEVVEADHRLSALRDKVAHKIKDNIGVSVKVTLLSPGTAPRSEGGKLKRVADLRNLG; this is encoded by the coding sequence ATGCCCATCTTCCAGCCCGAACTCGAGACCCTTCCCCGCCCCAAGCTCAAAGCGCTCCAGGACGAGCGGCTGCGCGAGCAGGTGGCCTACGTCTACGAGCGGGTGCCCTTTTACAGGCAAGCCCTGGACGAGCGGGGTCTGAAGCCCGGCGATATCCGGGGCCTCGAGGACATCCACAAGCTCCCCTTCACCAGGAAAAAAGACCTGCGCGAGACCTACCCCTTTGGCCTCTTCGCGGTGCCGCGCCACGAGCTCGCCCGCATCCACGCCAGCAGCGGCACCACCGGCAAGCCCACGGTGGTGGGTTACACCAAAGGCGACCTCGAGATCTTCGCCGAGGTGGTGGCTCGCTCGCTGGCCGCCGCGGGGTGCGAGCCCGGCATGATGCTGCACAACGCCTACGGCTACGGCCTCTTCACCGGCGGGCTGGGGCTGCACGGGGGCGCGGAGAAGTTGGGCATGATCGTGGTGCCCGTCTCCGGCGGCATGACCGAGCGACAGATCATGCTGATCCAGGACTTCAAGCCCGAAGTCATCTGCTGCACCCCCTCGTATGCCCAGACCCTGGCCGAGGAGTTCAGGAAGCGCGGGGTGAGCCCGGAGGAGATCAGCCTCAAGTACGCCGTGCTGGGCGCGGAGCCCTGGACCGAGGCCATCCGAAAGAGCGTGGACGAGGGCTTAGGGGTGAAGTCCACCAACATCTACGGCCTCTCCGAAATCATCGGCCCGGGTGTCTCCAACGAGGACGTCAACGAACGCGACGGCCTGAGCTACATCTGGGAGGACCACTTCTACCCCGAAGTCGTCCACCCCGAGAGCGGCGAGGTTCTGCCCGAGGGCGAGGTGGGCGTGCTGGTGCTCACCACCCTCACCAAGAAGGCCATGCCGGTGCTGCGCTACTGGACCGGCGACCTCACCTACATCACCCGCGAGCCGGCTGCCTCCGGGCGCACCCACGCCCGCATGGCGCAAATCCGGGGTCGCACCGATGATATGCTCATCGTGCGCGGGGTCAACGTCTACCCCACCCAGATCGAGGCGGTGCTGACGCAGATCCCCGAGGTGGCCCCCCACTACCAGATCGTGCTGCGGCGCGAACGCACCATGGACGAGGTCGAACTCAAGCTCGAGGTCGCCGAGCCTTTCTTCCGCGAAGTGGGCGCGCAGATGCTCTCCGACGAGGTCGTCGAGGCCGATCACCGCCTCTCGGCGCTGCGCGACAAGGTGGCGCACAAGATCAAGGACAACATCGGCGTCTCGGTCAAGGTCACGCTGCTCAGCCCCGGCACCGCCCCGCGCAGTGAAGGCGGCAAGCTCAAGCGCGTGGCGGACTTGAGAAATTTGGGCTGA
- a CDS encoding LON peptidase substrate-binding domain-containing protein, protein MARLPLFPLPETVVFPGLLIPLFIFEERYKQMTRDLLEREEGERRFVITLAGPEPGMYRRVGGYVELLAASENPDGTFNIVCRGGERCRVGEVGLGEGKLYYSIPDQPLPLERSDPGLEAIAAWDAMEAFRNYVAGKADPRALEQAIANLPEDPLYQASFLCVNLRVPAAERQALLEAPSLVARLELAQKLMRQGPLSSSGSEA, encoded by the coding sequence ATGGCCCGCCTGCCGCTATTCCCCCTACCCGAGACCGTGGTCTTCCCCGGCCTGTTAATTCCGCTGTTCATCTTCGAGGAGCGCTACAAGCAGATGACCCGGGACCTGCTCGAGCGCGAGGAGGGTGAGCGACGCTTCGTGATCACGCTGGCGGGGCCGGAGCCGGGGATGTATCGCCGGGTGGGCGGCTACGTGGAGTTGCTGGCGGCCTCGGAGAACCCCGACGGCACCTTCAACATCGTCTGCCGGGGTGGGGAGCGCTGCCGCGTGGGCGAGGTGGGGTTGGGCGAGGGCAAGCTTTACTACTCGATCCCCGACCAACCCCTGCCCCTCGAGCGCTCCGACCCCGGCCTCGAGGCCATTGCCGCCTGGGACGCGATGGAGGCTTTTCGCAACTACGTCGCGGGCAAGGCCGATCCCAGAGCCCTGGAGCAGGCCATCGCCAACCTGCCCGAGGACCCGCTGTACCAGGCTTCCTTCCTATGCGTAAACCTGCGGGTGCCCGCCGCCGAGAGGCAGGCCCTGCTCGAGGCCCCCTCGCTGGTGGCCCGCCTCGAGCTCGCCCAGAAGCTCATGCGCCAGGGGCCGCTCTCGAGCAGCGGGTCGGAGGCCTGA